One window from the genome of Maylandia zebra isolate NMK-2024a linkage group LG18, Mzebra_GT3a, whole genome shotgun sequence encodes:
- the LOC101474750 gene encoding caspase-1, with product MAMSTDNMTRNIQATNVPRRTKRVALLINNMHFYNPALTRHGADKDEQAVVNLLHTLGYEVDRHRNLPAQKMDEALKRFSRRPTLPLTDSVFVVVMSHGGMGTICGTGNHRIEIDRIYERLNSRNCPALKDKPKIVIIQASRGVLVPGRPPVPTDNMRARSVNEAARLHTEKDFITLHCSAPHIAAYKHPAYGSFFIQSIAEVFSSRCVQDPIDELFKKVMQCFRVPGMQQLMPSVQLHTLTKPFYLLPGNVQVPTRPEDPRGRPDALRAEPAGVRWVRSELKKYCCQLTIDMNTVNRKLKLSHHTRKVKYLSEPQRYPDHPDRFDRAQLLCRDGLVGRGYWEVEWTGEVYIAVSYRGIRRKGDSNETLFGWNNQSWSLYCSDTYAVWHDGKETALSSRSYSSSSLSDSSRAAVYVDYHAGTLSFLKVSSDTLTHLHTFKTKFTEPVYAGFRVFTESSLRLC from the exons ATGGCGATGAGCACCGACAACATGACCAGAAACATCCAGGCTACAAATGTGCCCCGACGGACAAAGCGTGTCGCCCTGCTGATCAACAACATGCATTTTTACAATCCGGCATTAACCAGACACGGGGCTGACAAAGATGAGCAGGCCGTGGTCAACCTGCTCCACACTCTGGGATACGAGGTGGATAGACATCGGAACCTACCTGCACAG AAAATGGACGAAGCTCTGAAAAGGTTTAGCAGACGTCCGACACTGCCCCTCACAGACAGCGTGTTTGTTGTTGTCATGTCCCACGGAGGCATGGGAACTATCTGTGGAACGGGCAATCACAGGATAGAAATTGACCGAATTTATGAGCGCTTAAACTCTAGAAACTGTCCCGCGCTGAAGGACAAACCGAAGATCGTCATCATTCAGGCGTCCAGAGGAG TGCTCGTACCTGGAAGACCGCCTGTGCCCACAGATAACATGAGAGCTCGATCAGTAAATGAAGCTGCTCGGCTGCACACAGAAAAGGATTTCATCACTCTTCATTGCAGCGCGCCTC acatAGCTGCATACAAACACCCGGCGTACGGCTCCTTCTTCATCCAAAGTATCGCTGAGGTGTTCAGCAGTCGGTGCGTCCAGGATCCCATCGATGAACTCTTCAAAAAA GTCATGCAGTGCTTCCGTGTGCCAGGCATGCAGCAGCTGATGCCGAGCGTGCAATTACACACCCTGACGAAGCCCTTCTACCTGCTTCCAG GAAACGTGCAGGTGCCTACACGACCTGAGGATCCACGCGGGAGACCGGACGCTCTCAg Ggcggagcctgctggagtccgatgggtgaggtcagagctgaagaagt ATTGCTGTCAGCTCACCATCGACATGAACACGGTGAACAGGAAACTCAAACTGTCCCACCATACCAGGAAAGTGAAGTATCTGTCGGAGCCTCAGCGGTATCCCGATCATCCCGACAGATTCGACCGGGCTCAGCTGCTGTGCAGAGATGGGCTGGTGGGTCGCGggtactgggaggtggagtggaCCGGCGAGGTTTACATAGCGGTGAGTTACAGAGggatcagaaggaaaggagacagCAACGAGACCCTGTTCGGGTGGAACAACCAGTCGTGGAGTCTGTACTGCTCCGATACATACGCCGTCTGGCACGACGGCAAAGAAACGGCACTCTCCTCGCGCTCCTACTCCTCATCCTCCCTGTCCGACTCTAGTAGGGCAGCAGTGTACGTGGACTATCacgctggcactctgtccttcctcaaggtctcctctgacactctgacccacctccacaccttcaagaCCAAATTCACTGAGCCCGTGTATGCCGGGTTCAGAGTCTTCACTGAGTCCTCATTGCGTCTGTGCTGA